From a region of the Colias croceus chromosome 14, ilColCroc2.1 genome:
- the LOC123697528 gene encoding transcriptional regulator ATRX homolog isoform X1 produces MADSAPVNEVLCEAVQYLLKLGSNLRQRSEILKEKRIRKDKLRNTHAVQKATSKVLLLCELAKKSIVNVETSVKAIQDRIENMQAHNIGAKSSSSENISVYEYFTYNSKRLKCRNKINIKHYSSANVCVSKMPTAIQDKYPVFYDCKLFRLRLKSDKIARNNLNKRNDSENNKKTENTEPEVRASSEEDESNSANVNINTQLDSDNDETDSRSRTKASVERKYYKKSKSSKKKNLDHIAQEQLNVDDNHESNNLNKQNDSQNIKKTENVGVEVNEYFEESVTDSANVNINTQVDSDNDDTDSRSKTKTSVKRKDEKKSNILNKNIDKTVSDPELNPNKNAILDKDPDESQNNGCHNKYDSNEENIPIEKGDNNISSTDKCPREKSKSIEKVDDINQVKSKESSGKYKKGERNNESECKPMDNKKIENVSVQEINKYSESKLENVEENPNKITSVETNDVSGNNIEVSEIKDNNSHKDSFIENTNSRSYESDRSVDSDISKKSFIKCVNINKLLKPDIILSPDNVASDKVSKTKCYSGKTKVKSSHKIKKMKYLKHKFKPKKFSINIVRLPKLDKKFLKKHNLKKILQFNPVQCHIYLDSDSASNDCNSKTESRTYSKKFKKSKDNGSMDKLDSDREFGESLNDSCAEKLSTNKDGNSEESNKNKDQDKDIDTIKNSLLNGSDSESTDDEIRQVNEKVKNSLLYDSDSDNNSKVTQRCNENSNEAEKMLDKNSDNILESKNDKNSSKNNEESDSDIDSTQINTNKRRNSPRVLITPDRDIANNSDDAGLPQSDRTPKNKRKRKSGSTPPSTRKKIMESMRAKRMLLRYSSSSDTDDEQLRNVNKESKEELLKNKSSSDDDSRNNKSKSLSSDRSLKLRKKTEDEKRKIKKNEQLMTDDESSNSIRQQEDSNNSTSTKMGRSKDKLDSSSHLSHNEDSDKDIKGLTNLRTLKKSYRRRRAASDRRRLRTQTANMPKAPIIGAEVLLQAESSSDAASVASNDGEVEDLPRVPVTGFNGDGMVDHLAKDDLLGDSDSSNSQNQTQNSQDDKEGESEDEDVKLKRRKANAISSDSEAGSSRRKDKRLSDFEDSEDDGLESVKKSKRKKKNSDSDASAGSGDEGKKKRRRIKNVDDSEGSGSETENEGRNKHGRKNIRKVMGKNQLEEATKKAAREEKERIARIAERQKLYNNLQFDESGKPDEVVLDKVVLDFDPETKEPLIEVDKGLVKKLKPHQANGIKFMWDACFESVKRIKKDKGSGCILAHCMGLGKTLQVVSLTHTLLTHSDLTSVNRVLVVCPLSTVLNWVNEFNMWLKHAETDYEVDVYELSRFKQNSDRAFQLQQWFQHGGVCVLGYEMFRNLSSDNTKKFKKKMLKSFQESLVDPGPDLVVCDEGHLLKNEKTSLSQAMNKVKTLRRIVLTGTPLQNNLKEYYCMVQFVKPNLLGKYNEYLNRFVNPITNGQYTDSTEHDIRIMKRRSHVLHKMLDGAVQRRDYGVLAPFLPPKHEYVLFITLAEVQTKLYQHYLDNYSRRPLAGKSSGFLFPDFQSLQRIWTHPLVLKYNSERYEIMQQKKREREEEDSEGSLKDFIDDESTSEESSSEESTDESSYLSDDSRKKNKKKKSPKKSKARSTRRGTRANPVEAEDDDIQEVVEVKNENPTEWWMPLVSEEELDDMRNSHKLILLFDILRQCEAIGDKLLVFSQSLYSLDLIEHFLGKVDEATQEARVDEKLGGHVGSWSPGIDYFRLDGSTSCENRSIWCKNFNREDNPRARLFLISTRAGGLGINLVAANRVVIFDVSWNPSHDVQSIFRVYRFGQKKPCYIYRFLAMGTMEEKIYERQVTKQAISKRVIDEQQIDRHYAENDLAELYKFEPTPPQPRPIPPLPKDRLFAEMLKEHEQCIYKYHEHDSLLENKEEETLTEEERKAAWEDFENEKTRPPVVPFTSPYAMPNGMMSNYLAAQQQSLAYALAAIRKESPNITDNQLRDLMPLLYNTNPQMFGGYDYSLMQKMSEMYKYQPGMMNPGLMNSVMNPASGGAGGGGMGMGGTSGLQYEPPWQRQQQMRLQQLMQQQNPMAAKYYAGGLGSRDPVAMALQHQRAREMMLGERSGRPRGRPPLAARPKPSDDVVNLDSD; encoded by the exons ATGGCGGATTCCGCGCCCGTTAACGAAGTGTTATGCGAAGCCGTgcagtatttattaaaacttggATCAAATTTGCGACAACGttctgaaattttaaaagagaaaCGAATAAGGAAAGACAAACTAAGAAATACACATGCCGTACAAAAGGCTACGAGTAAAGTTTTACTATTATGCGAATTGGCCAAAAAATCAATAGTCAATGTTGAGACTAGTGTCAAAGCCATCCAGGACCGGATTGAGAATATGCAGGCGCATAATATTGGCGCGAAATCTTCAAGTTCTGAAAATATTTctgtttatgaatattttacgtACAACTCCAAGAGACTGAAATgtcgtaataaaattaatattaaacattattcGTCAGCTAATGTTTGTGTGTCAAAAATGCCCACTGCTATTCAAGATAAATATCCTGTGTTTTATGACTGCAAATTATTTCGATTGAGATTAAAATCTGACAAAATTGCCCgtaataatctaaataaacgaaatgatagtgaaaataataaaaaaactgaaaatacGGAACCTGAAGTAAGGGCATCCAGTGAAGAAGATGAAAGTAATTCTgcaaatgttaatattaatacacAACTAGACAGTGACAATGATGAGACTGACTCCAGAAGTAGAACAAAAGCATCAGTTGAAAGAAAGTATTACAAAAAAAGTAAGtcttcaaagaaaaaaaacctAGACCATATTGCCCAGGAACAACTAAATGTTGATGACAATCATGAATCCAATAAtctcaataaacaaaatgacagtcaaaatataaaaaaaactgaaaacgTCGGAGTTGaagttaatgaatattttgaagAAAGTGTAACTGATTCTgcaaatgttaatattaatacacAAGTAGACAGTGACAATGATGACACTGACTCCAgaagtaaaacaaaaacatcagTTAAAAGAAAGGATGAAAagaaaagtaatattttaaataaaaacattgataAGACTGTCTCCGATCCTGAACTTAACCCAAATAAAAATGCTATTCTGGACAAAGACCCTGATGAAAGTCAAAATAATGGTTGCCACAATAAATATGACTCCAATGAAGAAAATATCCCTATTGAAAAAGGAGATAATAACATTTCTAGCACAGATAAATGTCCCAGAGAAAAGTCTAAGAGCATTGAAAAAGTTGATGATATTAACCAAGTAAAATCTAAAGAGTCCAGTGGCAAATATAAAAAGGGTGAAAGGAATAATGAGAGTGAATGCAAACCAATGGATAATAAAAAGATTGAAAATGTCTCAGTTCaagaaattaacaaatatagtGAATCCAAATTAGAAAATGTAGAGGAAAATCCTAACAAAATTACTTCTGTTGAAACCAATGATGTGAGTGGGAATAATATTGAAGTCTCAGAAATAAAAGACAATAATTCCCATAAAGATTcttttatagaaaatacaaattcaaGGAGTTATGAAAGTGACAGAAGTGTGGACTCtgatatatctaaaaaatcCTTTATAAAATGTGTCAATATTAATAAGTTGCTAAAACCAGATATAATACTTTCTCCTGACAATGTTGCAAGTGATAAGGTTAgcaaaacaaaatgttattcAGGAAAAACGAAAGTAAAGTCTTCACACAAGATtaagaaaatgaaatatttaaaacacaaatttaaaccaaaaaaattttctataaatatagtaAGACTGCCAaaattagataaaaaatttcttaaaaaacataatttaaaaaagattcTACAATTCAATCCAGTTCAatgtcatatttatttagactCAGATTCTGCATCTAATGATTGTAATAGTAAAACAGAGTCAAGAACTTACAGTAAGAAATTTAAGAAATCTAAGGACAATGGATCAATGGATAAACTGGATTCTGATAGGGAATTTGGAGAATCCTTAAATGATTCTTGTGCAGAAAAGTTGTCTACAAATAAGGATGGGAATTCAGAAGAatctaacaaaaataaagacCAAGACAAAGATATTGATACTATAAAGAATTCTTTACTAAATGGGTCAGACTCAGAGAGTACAGATGATGAAATAAGGCAAGTGaatgaaaaagtaaaaaattcaCTCCTTTACGATTCTGATTCTgacaataattcaaaagtcACACAGAGATGTAATGAAAATAGCAATGAAGCTGAAAAAATGTTGGATAAAAACAGTGATAACATTTTAGAGtcaaaaaatgataaaaactcTTCAAAGAATAATGAAGAATCAGACAGTGATATAGATTCTACACAAATAAATACCAATAAGAGAAGAAATTCTCCAAGAGTTCTAATAACACCTGATAGAGATATTGCTAACAATAGTGATGATGCTGGTTTACCACAATCAGATAGAACTCCAAAGAATAAAAGAAAACGAAAAAGTGGTAGCACACCACCCTCAACTCGTAAGAAAATTATGGAGAGTATGCGTGCTAAGAGGATGTTACTTAGATATTCCTCTAGTTCCGATACAGATGATGAACAATTGAGGAATGTTAACAAGGAAAGTAAAGAGGAATTGCTTAAAAACAAATCTAGTTCTGATGATGATTCcagaaataataaaagcaaATCACTTTCATCAGATAGGTCATTAAAGTTGAGGAAAAAAACTGAGGAtgaaaaaaggaaaataaagaaaaatgaaCAGTTGATGACTGATGATGAATCTTCTAACTCTATAAGACAACAAGAAGACAGTAATAATTCCACATCTACCAAG atGGGCCGTTCTAAAGATAAATTGGACAGCAGCAGTCACCTTTCACATAATGAAGACTCAGATAAAGACATTAAagg GTTAACAAACCTTAGGACGTTGAAAAAGTCGTATCGTCGACGGCGCGCGGCGTCGGATCGTCGCAGGCTCAGGACGCAAACTGCCAACATGCCGAAAGCACCGATCATCGGCGCGGAGGTGCTGCTCCAAGCGGAGTCCAGCTCTGATGCGGCGTCTGTAGCTTCTAATGATGGGGAAGTTGAGG atTTACCGAGAGTTCCCGTTACGGGGTTCAATGGAGATGGTATGGTGGACCATTTGGCTAAAGACGACTTATTAGGCGACAGTGACTCCTCAAATTCACAAAATCAAACTCAGAATTCGCAG GATGACAAAGAAGGCGAATCGGAGGACGAGGA tGTAAAATTAAAGAGGCGCAAAGCGAATGCCATTTCGTCGGACTCAGAGGCGGGCTCCTCGAGACGAAAGGACAAGCGGCTCAGTGACTTTGAGGACTCGGAAGATGACGGCTTGGAATCAGTCAAGAAGAGTAAAAGGAAGAAAAAGAATAGCGATAGTGATGCGTCCGCTGGCTCTGGGGATGAAGG taaaaagaAAAGGCGTCGAATTAAAAACGTAGATGACAGTGAGGGCTCTGGATCTGAGACTGAAAATGAAGGACGGAATAAGCACGGGAGAAAGAATATACGAAAG GTTATGGGTAAAAATCAACTAGAAGAAGCTACAAAGAAGGCAGCTCGTGAGGAGAAGGAAAGGATTGCTAGAATTGCTGAAAGACAAAAATTG tatAATAACTTGCAATTTGATGAATCCGGTAAACCGGATGAAGTTGTATTGGACAAAGTTGTGCTGGACTTTGATCCAGAAACAAAAGAGCCTCTCATTGAGGTTGACAAGGGATTGGTTAAGAAATTGAAACCACATCAG gctaatggtattaaatttatgtggGATGCTTGTTTCGAAAGCGTCAAACGGATTAAAAAGGACAAGGGTTCCGGTTGTATTTTGGCGCATTGTATGGGTCTCGGAAAGACGTTacag gtTGTGTCTCTAACACACACATTGTTGACTCACAGCGATTTGACGAGTGTGAATAGAGTGTTGGTTGTGTGTCCGCTATCTACTGTATTGAATTGGGTGAACGAGTTCAATATGTGGCTCAAACATGCTGAAACTGATTATGAAGTTGATGTTTATGAACTGTCTAG GTTCAAGCAGAACTCGGACAGAGCGTTCCAACTGCAACAGTGGTTCCAACATGGCGGCGTGTGCGTGCTCGGATACGAGATGTTCCGTAATCTATCGTCCGACAACACTAAGAAGTTCAAGAAGAAGATGCTAAAGAGTTTCCAGGAGAGTTTGGTTGATCCAG gtCCGGATCTGGTGGTGTGTGACGAAGGGCATTTGTTGAAGAATGAAAAAACAAGCTTATCGCAAGCTATGAACAAAGTGAAGACGTTGCGTCGCATCGTGCTCACGGGTACACCGCTACAGAATAATTTGAAAGAAT ATTATTGCATGGTACAATTCGTGAAGCCGAATCTTCTGGGAAAATACAATGAGTACTTGAACAGATTCGTGAATCCCATTACGAATGGGCAATACACGGATTCCACTGAACATGACATAAGGATCATGAAACGCAGGTCGCACGTGTTGCACAAGATGTTGGATGGTGCTGTGCAG AGGCGAGATTACGGTGTGCTCGCGCCTTTCCTTCCACCAAAACACGAATACGTGCTGTTTATTACCCTTGCTGAAGTGCAAACAAAGCTCTACCAACActatttagataattattcGAGAAG ACCTCTTGCGGGGAAATCGTCTGGTTTCCTGTTCCCGGACTTCCAGTCTTTGCAGCGAATATGGACGCACCCGCTCGTACTCAAATATAACTCGGAGCGATACGAAATTATGCAACagaaaaag aggGAAAGAGAGGAAGAAGATTCTGAAGGTTCATTGAAAGATTTCATTGATGATGAGTCCACTTCAGAG GAGTCGTCTTCGGAGGAATCAACAGATGAGTCTTCCTATTTGAGCGATGACAGCCGAAAGAAGAATAAAAAGAAGAAATCGCCTAAGAAGAGTAAAGCTCGGTCTACGCGGAGAGGAACGCGTGCAAACCCTG tgGAAGCAGAAGATGACGACATACAAGAAGTGGTCGAGGTAAAGAACGAGAACCCCACAGAATGGTGGATGCCGCTCGTCTCCGAAGAAGAACTGGATGATATGAGGAACTCGCACAAGCTGATCCTGCTGTTTGACATCCTGCGGCAGTGTGAAGCGATTGGGGATAAATT GTTGGTGTTTTCGCAATCTCTATACTCGTTGGATCTGATAGAGCATTTCCTGGGAAAAGTGGACGAAGCTACACAAGAGGCGAGAGTAGACGAGAAACTGGGAGGACATGTtg GTTCATGGTCACCTGGCATAGACTACTTCAGATTGGATGGTTCAACATCTTGTGAGAATAGATCTATATGGTGCAAAAACTTCAACAGAGAAGACAATCCAAGGGCCAG ATTATTCCTTATATCAACGCGAGCGGGTGGTCTCGGTATAAACTTGGTGGCTGCGAATCGTGTGGTTATATTCGACGTGTCTTGGAACCCCTCTCATGATGTTCAGAGTATTTTCCGTGTGTACCGTTTCGGACAGAAGAAACCCTGCTATATTTACCGGTTTTTGGCTATG GGTACCATGGAGGAGAAAATCTACGAGCGGCAAGTGACAAAACAAGCAATATCCAAACGTGTGATCGACGAACAGCAAATAGACAGACATTATGCAGAAAATGATTTAGCCGAGTTGTACAAGTTTGAGCCGACGCCACCGCAACCGAGGCCCATACCGCCGTTGCCGAAAGATAGATTGTTCGCCGAAATGCTGAAGGAACATGAACAATGT ATATACAAATACCACGAGCACGATTCGCTGCTCGAGAACAAGGAAGAGGAAACACTCACGGAGGAAGAGAGGAAAGCGGCGTGGGAGGActttgaaaatgaaaagaCGAGACCACCAGTTGTTCCCTTCACCTCACCGTATGCTATGCCTAATGGAATGA tgtCCAATTACCTGGCCGCGCAGCAACAATCCCTAGCGTACGCGTTAGCCGCGATACGCAAAGAGTCGCCGAACATAACTGATAACCAATTGAGAGATCTTATGCCGCTCTTGTACAATACTAATCCACAG ATGTTCGGTGGATATGATTATAGT ttaATGCAGAAAATGAGTGAAATGTACAAATATCAACCCGGTATGATGAATCCAGGACTAATGAACTCAGTTATGAATCCAG CGAGCGGCGGTGCGGGTGGCGGGGGCATGGGCATGGGCGGCACGAGCGGGCTGCAGTACGAGCCGCCCTGGCAGCGCCAGCAGCAGATGCGCCTGCAGCAGCTCATGCAGCAGCAGAAC